The genomic region GGGTTTCCAGACTTCCGGCATTAAACCAGCCTCCGTGAAAATAAATCATAACGGGTTGTTGGTCGCTATGGTTCGGACGGTAAATCCGTAAGCGAATGGAATCATTGTCTTTTACTGCTACTTGTTCTTCGATTTGAAAAACGGCTTCTTTTTCTCCGGCTAAAGGGATAAACTTTTCATAAAAAGCCCTGCCGGTTTCCCAGGGAGTTCGATTTTCGGACACTTCTATATTTTGAATATAGGCCAATGCTTTTTCGGTTTGTTCTGATACGATCATAATACTTTCTTTTAGAATTGTTCCCAAAATTATTAGCTAATATTTAAATTTGTAGGGTACACATCCAATTGTATGGTACAAACAAATTTGTAAGTAATGGCGAAAAGAAAGGAAAATTCAACCAATATGTTGAATGAGAATTATATAGTGGAAAGTTGTAATCTGACGTATGCCGTATGTAAAATCGGAGGCCGGTGGAAGTTGTTAATCCTTTGTCGACTGGAAAATGGGAAATTGCGTTTTAGTGAATTGCGCAATCAAATCACGGGAATTACGGAGCGTATGCTTACGTTACAACTCCGTGAATTGGAAAAAGAAGGCCTGGTCAAAAGAACCGTTCATGCCCAGGTTCCACCACGGGTAGATTATGAGTTGACCGATATTGCTCAGGAATTGGTTCCGATATGGAGTCAATTGAGCCAATGGGCCGAAAAGCATAAAGCATTACTTCTCAAAAACGAACTTGTTTAATACCATTTTTAGCAAAAGCGATCTTTCATTTTGCACCAAAACTAATGACGGATTGGGAATAGTTGTGGTTCTTATACTATATTCTGGCAAAACCTGATTGCGATATAGTGTCTTAAATCCTGGATTCGTGGTGTTACATTTGGTTTGTAGTAAGACAATACATACATTTGGTTACTAGTCAGCATTCCATAAATAAGACACTCGACCATGAATTTGAAAATACTAATTCCGTTTTTATTTTTTGCAATCCATTTCAGTTGTGGACAACATGATCCATTGCTGGATAAAAAGTTAAAAAAAGATAGTATTGCTGCAGAATTTACGCAGCTATACAAC from Flavobacterium sp. WV_118_3 harbors:
- a CDS encoding helix-turn-helix domain-containing protein; this encodes MAKRKENSTNMLNENYIVESCNLTYAVCKIGGRWKLLILCRLENGKLRFSELRNQITGITERMLTLQLRELEKEGLVKRTVHAQVPPRVDYELTDIAQELVPIWSQLSQWAEKHKALLLKNELV